One Cupriavidus pauculus genomic window, CGGGCAAGGAGTTACGGGAACGCGTGGATCGCCCGATGCCGCCGCAGGGTGGCATGGTCAACGGCAAGGTCATTGGCGCGGTGGGATTGTCTTCGGACAAGTCCGCCGCGGCGCATGGCCCGGCTGCCGCGTCGGGTACGCTCGACGAGGACAGCCAGTTGAACCTCGTGCGGTCCTGACACGCGTCTGCAATGCTGGATGTCTTTGGAAAGCGCTCCTCCGGGGGCGCTTTTTCATTGGTGCCGCGCCTGCGCCCGCACTTATCGGGCGTGAAGCGACTGGTTACCGTTTGCCAGAAGTGATTCCGCTACAATGCCGGGGTTCGCCAACCGCACCGCCAACCGCTAGCTGCCACTGCATGAGACTAGTCGCCTGGATCATCCGTATCGTCCTGTTCGCCCTCCTGTTCGTGCTCGCGCTGCGCAATACCGATGACGCCACGCTCCAGCTGTTCTTCGGGGCGGTATGGCATGCGCCGCTGATCCTGATCCTGCTGGCCGCGTTCGGCCTTGGCATCGTCGCGGGCCTCGCGGCGGTTGCGCCGGGGCTGATGCGCCAGCGCATGGAAGTGGCGAGGCTGCGCCGCGCGCTCAACGACGCGCGCGCGAAGGCGCCCGCCGGCACACCCGGCCCGGGCGGCAATCCGCCGCCTGAGGCGCAGGTATCTCCTTACAACGTTATTGGCCCGAGCGGCCCGAGAGTCTGACCGATGATGTTTGAAACCTGGTGGCTGCTCGCGCTGCCGTTCGTCTTCGGCCTGGGATGGATGGCCGCGCGCTTCGACCTGCGCCAGCTGCTGAGCGAGCAGGGCGCGCTGCCGCGCTCCTATTTCAAGGGCCTCAATTTCCTGCTCAACGAGCAGCCGGACAAGGCGATCGACGCCTTTATCGAGGTGGCACGTCTCGATCCGGAAACCACCGAGCTGCATTTCGCGCTCGGCGCGCTGTTCCGCCGCCGTGGCGAGACCGAACGCGCGATCCGCGTGCATCAGAACCTGGCGACGCGTCCCGATTTGCCGGAACCCGAACGTGAGCA contains:
- a CDS encoding lipopolysaccharide assembly LapA domain-containing protein, with translation MRLVAWIIRIVLFALLFVLALRNTDDATLQLFFGAVWHAPLILILLAAFGLGIVAGLAAVAPGLMRQRMEVARLRRALNDARAKAPAGTPGPGGNPPPEAQVSPYNVIGPSGPRV